The genomic region CTCGCCGGTGTGGTTCTCGGGGTGTGGCTCGATCCCACCGTGCCCGCGGCGTTGCAGCCCTACCTGCCGATCGCCGTGGTGGCCGCATTGGACGCGGTGTTCGGTGGGGTGCGGGCGAAGCTCGACCGGATCTTCGACGACAAGCAGTTCGTGGTGTCGTTCATCTCGAACGTGCTGGTGGCGGCTCTGATCGTGTACCTGGGTGACCAGTTGGGCGTGGGTGGTCAGCTGTCCACGGGCGTGGTGGTCGTGCTCGGGGTGCGGATCTTCGGAAACGTGGCGGCGATTCGCCGACACCTGTTCCGGGCGTAGGTTTGAGGCGATGAGCGACGAGCAGACCGAGACCGGGACAGGGTGGCCGCAGCCGCCGGGTCCGGCGCGGCCGGCGGGCCCTGCGGGTGAGCCGGATCCACGGCCGGACGCGCCGGATCCGGACGAGTTGAGCCCGTTGGTGCCGGACGGGCCGGTGGACGAGCCGGATCGGGGTGAGCGTTCCGGGTCCGGGGTGGAGCCGGTCGAGGACGCGACGGTCGACCTGTCCCGGGCGTCCGGGGAGCCGGCGGCGGATTCGGAGCCGGCGGCGGGCGGGTCGGCGGCGGGTGGGCCGGTGGTGGCCCGGTCGCGGTTCTCGACGGCGGGCGTGATGATCGCCGCGTTGCTGGCGCTGCTGGGGTTCACGCTGGTGGTGCAGTTGAAGACGACGTCGGCGGATCCGACGTTGGGGGCGACGCGCCAGGAGGACCTGGTCCGCATCCTGTCGGACCTGGACGCCCGGGAGAACCGGCTGCGGCAGGACATCGCCGCGTTGGAGGAGAGCCAGCGGCAGTTGCGCTCGGGTGAGCAGGGCCGGCAGGCGGCGCTGGACGAGGCGACGCGGCGGGCGGACGAGTTGGGCATCCTGGCGGGGACGTTGCCGGCGACGGGGCCGGGGTTGACCGTGAAGTTCACGGCGGGCGCCAAGCCGATCTCGGCGAGCCGGGTGCTGGACGCGGTGCAGGAGTTGCGGGGCGCGGGCGCGGAGGCGATGCAGATCTCCGGTGGGGACCGGGCGACGGTGCGGATCATCGCGTCGACGTTCTTCCTGGAGGAGAACGGGTCGCTGGTGGTGGACGGGCGGCGGTTGACCGGGCCGTACACGATCACGGTGATCGGTGATCCGGCGACGATGCGTACGGCCTTGAACATTCCCGGTGGGGTGGTGGCATCGGTCCAGGGTGACGGCGGTAACGTGCTCCCTGAGGAGCGTGAGGTTGTTGAGGTTTCGGCACTGCACGCTCCGATCAAGCTGGAACACGCCCGTCCGGTCTCCTGACCG from Micromonospora sp. WMMD812 harbors:
- a CDS encoding small basic family protein, translating into MIAVLALLAGVVLGVWLDPTVPAALQPYLPIAVVAALDAVFGGVRAKLDRIFDDKQFVVSFISNVLVAALIVYLGDQLGVGGQLSTGVVVVLGVRIFGNVAAIRRHLFRA
- a CDS encoding DUF881 domain-containing protein: MSDEQTETGTGWPQPPGPARPAGPAGEPDPRPDAPDPDELSPLVPDGPVDEPDRGERSGSGVEPVEDATVDLSRASGEPAADSEPAAGGSAAGGPVVARSRFSTAGVMIAALLALLGFTLVVQLKTTSADPTLGATRQEDLVRILSDLDARENRLRQDIAALEESQRQLRSGEQGRQAALDEATRRADELGILAGTLPATGPGLTVKFTAGAKPISASRVLDAVQELRGAGAEAMQISGGDRATVRIIASTFFLEENGSLVVDGRRLTGPYTITVIGDPATMRTALNIPGGVVASVQGDGGNVLPEEREVVEVSALHAPIKLEHARPVS